One genomic window of bacterium includes the following:
- a CDS encoding FAD-dependent oxidoreductase, whose amino-acid sequence MDKKIGAYICTGCGLGEALDMEKLSKVATSEYKAPVCKTHPFLCSEEGVGLIKNDMEAAGVNTIVIAACSPRVHSETFVFDPSYSIMERVNLREQVIWSHPPKDEDTQMLAEDYLRMGLVKARKSEIPEPYLAEGISKTILVVGGGITGVTAAIEAARAGSEVILVEKRPELGGFANKLHRELPQGAPYQDLEQSDIKDRIEEVKTTSNITIYTSAEVKKIAGGPGVFDVTLEQKGNTTDFRVGSIVLATGWQPYDASKLDHLGFGKYPNVITNVMLEEMASNGGIKRPSDGQQPQSIAFIQCAGSRDKNHLPYCSSVCCLTSLKQATYIREQNPEALVYIFYKDMRTPGHYENFYAKVQEDEGIFLTKGEIADIKEAGGGNLAVEVTNTLLGEDVRIEVDMVVLATGIVPSTSLESEEIEKPAEPAKKEEEEEGAPPDTIIWSNTLNLDYRQGPELPALKYGFPDSHFICFPYETRRTGIYAAGCVRAPMDTAASLEDAAGAALKAIQCVELTAQGKAVHPRVGDTSYPDFFMQRCTQCKRCTVECPFGAINEDEKFNPIPSLTRCRRCATCLGACPERIINFKNYSIDIIASMIKAIEVPEEDEEKPRILCLACENDAYPALDMAGINRLSYSPYLRVIPLRCLGSINLVWIADALSAGFDGILLLGCKHGDDYQCHFVKGSELANYRIPKVQETLNRLVLEAERIRSLELSINEFDRLPGIIDDFAAKIDEIGPNPYKEF is encoded by the coding sequence ATGGATAAAAAAATAGGTGCTTATATTTGCACAGGCTGTGGACTCGGTGAAGCCCTGGACATGGAGAAGTTGTCCAAGGTAGCTACCTCGGAATACAAGGCGCCGGTTTGTAAGACGCATCCCTTTTTGTGCAGTGAAGAAGGGGTGGGGCTTATCAAAAATGATATGGAGGCGGCAGGTGTAAATACAATCGTCATTGCGGCCTGTTCCCCTCGGGTACATAGCGAGACCTTTGTTTTTGATCCCTCTTATTCGATTATGGAAAGGGTTAACCTGCGGGAGCAGGTTATCTGGAGTCACCCGCCCAAGGATGAAGACACTCAAATGCTGGCCGAAGACTATCTGAGGATGGGGCTGGTTAAAGCCAGGAAGTCAGAGATACCGGAACCTTACTTAGCTGAGGGGATATCTAAAACCATTCTGGTGGTTGGCGGCGGGATAACCGGTGTAACGGCGGCCATTGAGGCGGCCAGGGCCGGGTCTGAAGTCATCCTGGTAGAAAAAAGGCCGGAGTTGGGTGGATTCGCTAATAAACTACACCGGGAACTCCCCCAAGGCGCCCCATATCAGGATTTGGAACAATCCGATATTAAAGACAGAATTGAAGAAGTTAAGACCACCTCGAATATCACGATCTACACCTCGGCTGAAGTGAAGAAGATCGCAGGGGGGCCGGGGGTGTTTGATGTCACCCTGGAACAGAAGGGCAATACGACCGACTTCAGAGTAGGCAGCATTGTGTTGGCTACCGGTTGGCAGCCCTACGATGCCTCTAAGCTGGACCACCTTGGCTTTGGCAAATATCCCAATGTCATCACCAATGTGATGCTGGAAGAGATGGCCTCAAATGGGGGGATAAAACGGCCTTCTGATGGCCAACAGCCCCAAAGCATTGCCTTTATCCAGTGCGCCGGTTCACGGGATAAGAACCACCTGCCTTATTGTTCATCGGTCTGCTGTCTTACCTCGCTCAAGCAGGCCACCTATATCCGGGAGCAAAATCCAGAGGCATTGGTCTATATATTTTATAAGGATATGCGCACACCCGGGCACTATGAGAATTTCTATGCGAAGGTGCAGGAGGACGAGGGGATATTCCTTACCAAAGGAGAAATCGCGGACATAAAGGAAGCCGGAGGAGGGAATTTAGCCGTGGAGGTAACTAATACCCTTTTGGGTGAAGATGTCAGGATTGAGGTGGATATGGTTGTCCTGGCCACAGGCATAGTTCCGTCTACCTCTCTGGAATCCGAAGAGATTGAAAAGCCGGCGGAGCCTGCTAAGAAAGAAGAAGAAGAGGAGGGCGCGCCGCCGGATACTATCATCTGGTCAAACACCCTGAACCTTGATTACCGGCAGGGACCCGAGCTTCCGGCCTTGAAGTACGGCTTTCCTGACTCTCACTTTATTTGCTTCCCTTACGAAACCAGGCGGACCGGTATTTATGCCGCCGGCTGTGTCAGGGCCCCTATGGATACGGCCGCCAGCCTGGAAGATGCCGCGGGCGCAGCCCTGAAGGCCATTCAATGCGTGGAACTTACCGCTCAAGGCAAAGCCGTGCATCCGAGGGTAGGCGACACCTCTTATCCGGATTTCTTTATGCAGCGATGCACCCAGTGTAAGCGATGCACGGTCGAGTGTCCTTTTGGGGCCATTAATGAAGACGAAAAGTTCAACCCCATCCCCAGCCTGACCCGCTGTCGAAGGTGCGCCACTTGTCTGGGCGCCTGTCCAGAGAGAATAATCAACTTCAAGAATTACTCCATTGATATAATCGCTTCCATGATCAAGGCCATTGAAGTGCCTGAAGAAGACGAGGAAAAGCCCCGTATACTCTGCCTGGCCTGTGAGAATGATGCCTATCCTGCCCTGGATATGGCCGGGATCAACCGGCTTAGTTACAGCCCCTACCTGAGAGTCATCCCCTTGAGATGCCTGGGTTCAATCAATCTGGTTTGGATTGCCGATGCCCTGTCAGCAGGCTTTGATGGAATACTTCTCTTAGGATGCAAACACGGCGATGATTACCAGTGCCATTTTGTCAAGGGGAGTGAATTGGCCAACTACCGCATCCCCAAAGTCCAGGAGACACTGAATAGACTTGTCCTGGAAGCTGAAAGGATTCGGAGCCTGGAGCTTTCCATAAATGAGTTTGACCGGTTGCCGGGGATAATCGATGACTTTGCGGCGAAAATAGACGAGATAGGGCCTAATCCTTATAAGGAGTTTTAG
- a CDS encoding CoB--CoM heterodisulfide reductase iron-sulfur subunit A family protein yields MPEKDKSILVVGGGISGITTAIEAAEVGYDVYLVEKNPYLGGRIAQMNKYFPKLCPPYCGLEINLKRLRPNPKVKHFTMAEIENISGQEGDFEVTVKLNPRYVNQKCTACGECVRTCPAERSNEFNYGLDNTKAIYLPHEMSYPMRYVIDEQACIKCGACVDTCKYGAIDLDMPAGSVHLKVGSIVMAIGWQPYDAAKIDNLGFGICKNVITNVMMERLAAPNGPTKGKIVRPSDGQEPQSVVFVQCAGSRDENHLPYCSAVCCLASLKQATYVREQNPAAKVHIFYIDIRAQGKYEDFYAKVQADENVSLVKGKVAKVTEDPATGHVTVEAEDILPGTKSRVTADLVVLATGMVPTPVGPNLPVTCDENGFVVSGKGIYAAGVAKRPSDVAAANRDATGAALRAIQGVKCLERS; encoded by the coding sequence ATGCCAGAAAAGGATAAAAGCATTTTAGTGGTGGGAGGAGGCATCAGCGGAATAACCACGGCTATTGAGGCGGCTGAGGTGGGCTATGATGTCTACCTGGTCGAGAAGAATCCTTATCTGGGTGGGAGGATAGCCCAGATGAATAAATACTTTCCCAAGCTCTGTCCCCCCTATTGCGGGCTGGAGATAAACTTGAAACGCCTCAGACCAAACCCAAAGGTCAAGCATTTCACCATGGCAGAAATAGAAAATATCTCTGGCCAGGAAGGTGATTTTGAGGTTACGGTCAAGCTGAATCCTCGCTATGTTAACCAAAAATGCACCGCCTGCGGGGAATGTGTAAGAACCTGTCCGGCGGAAAGATCGAATGAATTTAATTATGGTCTAGATAACACTAAGGCTATTTATCTTCCCCATGAAATGTCCTATCCGATGAGGTATGTCATTGATGAGCAGGCCTGTATCAAGTGTGGAGCGTGTGTGGATACTTGTAAATACGGGGCGATTGATTTAGATATGCCGGCCGGAAGTGTCCATCTAAAAGTTGGCTCGATTGTCATGGCCATCGGCTGGCAGCCTTATGATGCAGCTAAGATTGACAATCTTGGATTTGGGATCTGTAAAAATGTGATCACCAATGTGATGATGGAACGGCTGGCCGCACCTAACGGACCGACTAAGGGCAAGATCGTCCGTCCGTCTGATGGCCAAGAACCTCAAAGCGTGGTCTTTGTGCAGTGTGCCGGCTCCCGTGACGAAAACCATTTGCCCTACTGTTCGGCTGTATGCTGCTTAGCTTCCTTGAAACAGGCCACCTATGTTAGAGAGCAAAATCCTGCGGCGAAGGTTCATATATTTTACATAGATATTCGCGCCCAGGGCAAGTATGAAGACTTCTATGCCAAGGTTCAAGCAGACGAAAATGTCTCGCTGGTAAAAGGAAAGGTGGCTAAGGTTACTGAAGATCCGGCCACAGGACACGTTACGGTTGAGGCGGAAGATATACTGCCGGGAACGAAAAGCCGGGTAACGGCTGATCTGGTTGTTCTGGCCACCGGTATGGTTCCCACCCCAGTGGGACCGAACCTCCCTGTTACTTGTGACGAAAATGGCTTTGTCGTTTCCGGTAAAGGAATTTATGCGGCTGGGGTGGCTAAACGGCCGTCGGATGTGGCCGCCGCCAACCGTGACGCCACCGGAGCGGCGCTTAGGGCTATCCAGGGTGTCAAATGCCTCGAAAGGAGTTAG